TGTTTTTTATGTGAAATGTGAGATAAAAAAAAGCCAGCAGTGCTGACTTAATTTTGGATATTAAACTTTACTTGGGGTTTTCACTCGCAACACTATTTCTTGGGGTGAGGTAATCTTGCTCTAGCCTCTGTCTTTAAAGAAGTTTGGGGATTTCTGTTGTAAACTGATTATCTTAGACCAGCAGAATAAAAAATCACTTTACTTTATGCACAATTAAGTGCTGTATTAAAGTGATTTTTTTTGTATTATTAGTTTAACGAGGTTAATAAAATGGTAGAAACCCCAAGTTTCCAGACCTAAGTTTCTACCAATCCAATACCTCCTATAAAGGAGTAAGAATATGATAACAGTTTTCTCAAACACATTCAATAATAAACAGTTTTCTCAAAAGGAATATTACAAATTTCTCAATTCAATTAATCCAAAAACAATACCTTGTCCGTGCTGTTCAAAAACAGATACACTGATTCGTTATGGATACTATCCGAAAACCATAATTACTGGGCGATTAACCATTGTCGTAGAAATCGCACGTTTCTTTTGTAATCAATGTAAGAGAACTCATGCAATAATACCAAGTAACTTACTTCCCTATTTTCAACTGTCTGTACCCACAATTGAAATAATATTAACCCATGAACTTGATAGCACGCTTTTAACTGATATTGATGAATCAACATATATTCGGATAAAAATACGTTTTAACGATTATGAATCGGTGAGACATTTAAGTTATTTGGAACGATTGAATTACTTCATATTATCCACAAAACGGAATATCTATCATTCCGCCATTACTTCACCAACATGAGAAAAATAGTTTTAACTCCTCAGATTGAATATAATGAAGATGGTTATTTAAATAACAGACAATCATTTTTATATTTAGGAGCAAGATACATAATGAAACCTTATCAAAATAGTCAAAGAGAGGCAGGGTTTCTATGAACGCTAATGCCACTCTTTTAAGTAACGAAAAAATTCTTGAATTATTTAACTTAGAACACCATCAAGTCCAGAAGATTGATATCAAAGGTCAAAGTGACGCATTGAATGTGTACATTACGCTTCAGGTAGAGGAACAAACATGCCCAATTTGTGAAAGCAAAACATCCACAATCAAAGATTATTCTGAAAAGAAGCTTCTCCACTCACTGGTAACACATATACCCTGTTACATTCGTTACCGTGCACGACGTTATAAATGCACAACGTGTAATAAATGCTTTTTTGAACACAATCCATTTGCGTATCGAAATATGAAGATTACTCAGCTGACCGTATATAATGTCCTGAATGATCTTAAATCGCCACATGAAACGTTTACCACAGTTGCCAATAGATATCGGTTATCTCCCACTACAGTATCATCTATTTTCGATTCCCACGTTTCTGTCTCCAGACAAAAACTACCCGCTTATCTGCTTATTGATGAATGTTATGCGTACCACAGTGATCGCAGTGATTATGTATGCGTTCTTATTGATGCAATGACAAAGAATATCGTAGATATATTACCGTCCCGTAAGAAACAAGACTTAGTCGCGTATTTTAGCCAAATCCCCCTTGAAGAACGCAAAGGAGTCTTAGGTATTGGAATCGACATGTGGTATAGCTATAGAGTCGTCGCAAAACAATTCCTTCCAAACGCGTTTATCAGTGTTGATCGTTTTCATGTTTATAGTGATTTAATGAAACGTATCGACTCTATTAGGGTAGACACTATGAAGAAACTAAAACCTCCTAAGAACTGGAAGCAAACAGAAGATAAAGTCAAAAGACAAGAATATTATAAGCGTGACCAGCAATACTATCTGCTTAAAAAGTTCAACTGGTTACTCTATAAAAACCCCAAAGCAACAACCACAGTTAAAGATAAGAAATACAATATATTTGATCCAAATGTACCGAAACAACGCAATAAGAAATTGGGAAAGTTTCTAAACCTTTACGACATAATAGACCTAATTCTTCAAACGAGCAATGGCCTTGAAGATGCATATAACATGAAGTTCTTACTCGATCAATTCTTCAATGAATCAAAAGCTGAGAATGCACACGAGAATCTGAACACACTCATCAGAGTGATGGCTCAGAGTAGAGTTGCATCAATCGTTGATTTTAGCCGAACTTTAGGAAAGTGGAAAAATGAAATTGTCGCAACTTTCAATAAAGTAGAAAAATGCACAAAGGTCACAAATAAGAAAACAGGAGAAACCCATTATGAAGTTTCCATAACACACATAAACAGTGCGTTGATTGAGAATCGAAATCGCATAATCAAGCAAATAAAAAACAATGCAAGTGGCTATCGTAATTGGGAGCGGTTTAGGAATCGTGTGTTGTATGTGCTTAATGAAGACGCAACATATCGAATTAACCCAATAATTAAAACAACCTATGACAAAGGACTCTCTTAAGAAATGACTCATTATTGATATACTATAACAAAAAGAGGGAAGCTATAGTCATGTGCGACTACGCTTCCCTTTGGTCTTTAACAAACTTGTTTGGGGTAACTTACTCCCCAAGTTATTTTATATCATTTTCTGAATTATCCCCAAGTTATTTCAGACCGCCTTAATTTTATGCATCATTTCACTATACAAGTTGGTTCTTTGACTTCCCTGTATCGATGAATTCTTGTAAGTTTTCATATGAGTATTCAACCATATTGCTGACTGCTTCATCGGTATAAGACCCAATATGTGGTGTAACAAGTACCCGTGGGTAGAGCGATTGAATCCGCGTCAACAACACATCAAAGTCTTCAGGGCGTGTTAGCTTATTGAAGTACTGTGTTTCATTTGCTAAAACATCCGTTGCATAGCCTTGAATCTTCCCTGATTCAACATAAGATAAGATGTCTTCAACTTTTTGAAGCTCACCGCGGGATGTGTTAATTAAAATCACACCCTCTTTCATTTTCTCAATTTTTTCTGCATTCAAGAATTCATCATTTGAACCCTTAAAGTATGGCATATGCATTGAGATAATATCCGATTCTTTGAGAAGTGTATCCAAATCAACTTGTGTGCATACATCTCCTAAATAATCCTTCTTTACAATATCGTAGCCAATCACATTCGCACCAATTCCATGGAAGAGTTGGGCTGCAGTGAAGCCAATTTTCCCTAACCCGATGATTCCAACGGTAGATTTGCGAACTTCCTTACTAAACATAAACTCGTCAATAATAAGGTTTCCATCTTTTCCTTTATCCCCCATGTATTGAACATGACGTGATAAGGTCATGGCAAAGGTTAATGCAAGCTCTGCAATTGCATTGGGTGAGTAAAAGGGTACATAGGCTACTTTAAGTCCTAAATCTTTTGCAGCATCAAGGTCAATATGGTTATAACCCACAGTACGTGTCAACACATACTGTACCCCATAATCTTTATAAATCTGAAGGTTTTGACGCGATCCTGGACATCCACCACGAAGCATAACAGCATCGCATCCTTTCGCAAGATGCACTGTCTCATCATTCAACATGGATTCTGTGAGCACTAGATCAAAATTGAAGCGTGCGTTTAAATCTTCAAAGAACGGTCTTTCGACACGTCTCACACCATAACATAATAGTTTCATAAACAAATTCTCCTTTCTTATTTTATACAATTCCTGCACTGTGAAGTGCGGTTAATACAAACAACCAGAAAATAATTGCGACAATCGATAATACCGTTGAGATGAGTGATGCATTTGATGAGAAGAGTGCTTCTTTATCAAAATTTATTGCATACCCAACCGCTACGGTTGCAGGTGGTGTTGCAAGCATAATAACAATACCTGTAATCGCAACATAATCAAGGGCTAAAAATCCCATAGACTTAAATACCATCATGACTACAAGCATCAAGGCTGGCATGACGAGAAGTTTCACAAATGAGTAAACCCAAACATCAATGTCTTTTGTTGCATCAGCAAGTGAGATTTGTGCCAACGTCATCCCAATTGCAAGCCATGCTAGTGGTGAAGATAATGAACCCAGATAGCTTACAGCACTCATAAACCATGGGAGTGTCTTATCAAGACGTAAAATTGCACCAGTCCATGCAGTATCACCACTGCCAATGGTAACTTGTGGTAAACTTCCTTGGAACATCCAAATCATAAATCCTAAGAAAGTACTTAGAATGATTGGATTTAAAATAATTTGACTGAGGTTTTTCTTTTCAAGTTTCAACCCAGAGAAAAGAATGAATCCATACGAGTATAAGAACACGCGGTATGCAATGTTAAAGAGGTTTGCATAAAGGGTTCCTTCAGTCCCTAAGAACGCTGAAATAATTGGAATCCCAAAGAATGTTGTGGATCCAAAAATCGTGAGACCACGCATTGCATCAAGTTTATCCCCTTTATATTTCACCACATAGATGTATGAAAATACAATCAGCAATACATATGCTACAAATCCAAAAATAAATGAGTTGAGTCCAATCGTAAATGTTTCAGGACCAATATTGGTCATAAATGCATTGAATGCAAGTGCTGGTAGGGCAACATTCATTAATACTGCGGTTAAGGCCTTTGGCCCTTGTTCTGTAACCTTCCCCGTTTTTCTCAGGTAATACCCGAGTAAGATAATGGCGATTGTTGAAAAAATCGCGCCTAAAAAATTGTTATCTGAGATAACTTGTTTGATAATATCCATAATATCCTCCTGTGTCCTTTCATTATAAAATCAAAATGAAAATGAAGGATTAAATCTAAAAAATATTTTCCTGTTCAAGAAAGAATATTTTAGTGCAAAAAACAAACCGGTCATATTTTGTGAAACAATAAAATTAGTGTGTTAATTTTCACATATATTATAATGTTTAAGATTTTTGGTGATTTCAAGAAGATACTGAGGTATCTTTAGGGAATAAAAAAACAAGGCGAACCTTGTTTTTTTGATAGATTGATTAACGCTTTGAGGTCAATCGATTGTTTTTGATGGTGTAATAAAATGTTGAACCAATATCATAGATTGATATAACACATAGGATGGCAAAGATAATCGCGAAGGTTAATGAGATGCCTTGAACTGGAAGGATGGTCTTCAAAAACTGTGAAAACTCAGGGGTTATCAAATTCGAATTGAGCAATACAATCACTGCAACAACCATCGCAAACGCATTTGAAATCAGTGTTGAGATGGCAACAACAAAATTATAGCGATCAAAAGCAAGCTTTAGCACTGAAGACAGGATATCCAAGGATGCACTAAGGGTAATCAGCAATGCATACTGATGCAGTACCTCGAGGTTAAAAACATAGGTTTCAATGGTGCCATCGATGATGAGTGGAATGTTCATATCATTTAACACCATCGCAAGCAAGATACTCACAAAGAATAGTGTCATCACGATCTCTGTGATGACCTCTCCTTTTGAGATCCTCTTCATGTTTTCTTTTTCTAATGGTGGTAAATCATCAACCGACCATTCTTTGTGGCTTAAGTCAGGTCCATGCGCTTCAAGGATTGCGTATACAAGCGTAACGCCAACAATTGCGGTTACACTCATTGAGATAATCACGGATAGATTTGCAAAGATGCGTGTGATTATAAAGACAATGAGTGATTGAGTGTCCATCGTATGAAGGGGTGCACCAATCACATCACTCACAATCACAATCCCAGCAATGACACTGGATACAATCAACACAATTCGCACAACAAGTTTCAATGTATCTATGTATTGATCAAAGATATCGGGCGAAATCAAATATCGTGGTTTTTCACGATATTTTGATGCCAGATCTTTTGGATTCCCCAGTGTTTGTAATACCGTCTTAACATCATCCGTTTCCTCTAGCATGTCTTCAATTAATGAGTTAAGTTCCAAGGATACATCCTTGCGTTGATTTTCAGGTAATCGACGGACTACATCCGCAATATAACGTTCGATATAATGATTCATCATTTAAATTTCCTCTTCTAGAAACTTTAGTTCATTGTTTAGTTTCTTCCATTCTTTGATTAGTCCCTCATAAACAGTCTGTCCCAGATCGCTCAACACATAATACTTACGTGGTCGTGTTTCCTGAGTGTCCCATTCGCTTTTTAAAATGTTTTGTTTGTCAAGGCGGCGTAACATTGGATACAAAGTTGATGCGTCAATCACAACCCCTTTTTCTTCTAAGCTTTGTAGCAGTGAATACCCATACTGCGGTTTGTTGCATTGACTGAGTACCACAAGGGTTAAGGTTCCCCTTCGCAATTCCGTCACCATACTTTGGATAAGTTCTTGTGATTCCATATTCTCACCTCAATCACAGTATACTGTATGTCATACACTATTGTCAATTTAATAACATTGATTATCTTATAACATATTCAGATGTTCTTTTATGGGTTTGAATATGATAGGATAGATGTATGAAAACGACACTTGAAACAACACTCAACCATCTCATGCATCATTATGGCCCGTTACATTGGTGGCCTGCAGAAAACGACATTGAAATGATGCTTGGCGCGGTTTTAGTCCAAAATACCAACTGGACGAATGTAGAAAAAGCCCTCCAGAACTTTAATGTTCCTTTTGAGGGTCAAGTCATCTTGAATCTTCCCCTTGAGACGCTTCAAACATTCATACGTCCTTCTGGCTTTTATACACGCAAATCGACAACGATACACGGTTTGCTCTTATGGTATCAGCAGTATGATTTTGATGTTAAGAATCTGGAAGGCATCGATACACCTTGTATTCGTAACCAGTTACTGAGCATTAAAGGCATTGGAAAAGAAACAGCCGATTGTATTTTGTTATACGCGTTTAACCGCCCTGTGTTTGTGGTCGATGCTTATTTAAAACGTATCTTG
This DNA window, taken from Erysipelothrix larvae, encodes the following:
- a CDS encoding DUF6431 domain-containing protein, which translates into the protein MITVFSNTFNNKQFSQKEYYKFLNSINPKTIPCPCCSKTDTLIRYGYYPKTIITGRLTIVVEIARFFCNQCKRTHAIIPSNLLPYFQLSVPTIEIILTHELDSTLLTDIDESTYIRIKIRFNDYESVRHLSYLERLNYFILSTKRNIYHSAITSPT
- a CDS encoding ISL3 family transposase: MNANATLLSNEKILELFNLEHHQVQKIDIKGQSDALNVYITLQVEEQTCPICESKTSTIKDYSEKKLLHSLVTHIPCYIRYRARRYKCTTCNKCFFEHNPFAYRNMKITQLTVYNVLNDLKSPHETFTTVANRYRLSPTTVSSIFDSHVSVSRQKLPAYLLIDECYAYHSDRSDYVCVLIDAMTKNIVDILPSRKKQDLVAYFSQIPLEERKGVLGIGIDMWYSYRVVAKQFLPNAFISVDRFHVYSDLMKRIDSIRVDTMKKLKPPKNWKQTEDKVKRQEYYKRDQQYYLLKKFNWLLYKNPKATTTVKDKKYNIFDPNVPKQRNKKLGKFLNLYDIIDLILQTSNGLEDAYNMKFLLDQFFNESKAENAHENLNTLIRVMAQSRVASIVDFSRTLGKWKNEIVATFNKVEKCTKVTNKKTGETHYEVSITHINSALIENRNRIIKQIKNNASGYRNWERFRNRVLYVLNEDATYRINPIIKTTYDKGLS
- a CDS encoding 2-hydroxyacid dehydrogenase — protein: MKLLCYGVRRVERPFFEDLNARFNFDLVLTESMLNDETVHLAKGCDAVMLRGGCPGSRQNLQIYKDYGVQYVLTRTVGYNHIDLDAAKDLGLKVAYVPFYSPNAIAELALTFAMTLSRHVQYMGDKGKDGNLIIDEFMFSKEVRKSTVGIIGLGKIGFTAAQLFHGIGANVIGYDIVKKDYLGDVCTQVDLDTLLKESDIISMHMPYFKGSNDEFLNAEKIEKMKEGVILINTSRGELQKVEDILSYVESGKIQGYATDVLANETQYFNKLTRPEDFDVLLTRIQSLYPRVLVTPHIGSYTDEAVSNMVEYSYENLQEFIDTGKSKNQLV
- a CDS encoding AEC family transporter codes for the protein MDIIKQVISDNNFLGAIFSTIAIILLGYYLRKTGKVTEQGPKALTAVLMNVALPALAFNAFMTNIGPETFTIGLNSFIFGFVAYVLLIVFSYIYVVKYKGDKLDAMRGLTIFGSTTFFGIPIISAFLGTEGTLYANLFNIAYRVFLYSYGFILFSGLKLEKKNLSQIILNPIILSTFLGFMIWMFQGSLPQVTIGSGDTAWTGAILRLDKTLPWFMSAVSYLGSLSSPLAWLAIGMTLAQISLADATKDIDVWVYSFVKLLVMPALMLVVMMVFKSMGFLALDYVAITGIVIMLATPPATVAVGYAINFDKEALFSSNASLISTVLSIVAIIFWLFVLTALHSAGIV
- a CDS encoding HAAS signaling domain-containing protein; the protein is MMNHYIERYIADVVRRLPENQRKDVSLELNSLIEDMLEETDDVKTVLQTLGNPKDLASKYREKPRYLISPDIFDQYIDTLKLVVRIVLIVSSVIAGIVIVSDVIGAPLHTMDTQSLIVFIITRIFANLSVIISMSVTAIVGVTLVYAILEAHGPDLSHKEWSVDDLPPLEKENMKRISKGEVITEIVMTLFFVSILLAMVLNDMNIPLIIDGTIETYVFNLEVLHQYALLITLSASLDILSSVLKLAFDRYNFVVAISTLISNAFAMVVAVIVLLNSNLITPEFSQFLKTILPVQGISLTFAIIFAILCVISIYDIGSTFYYTIKNNRLTSKR
- a CDS encoding PadR family transcriptional regulator gives rise to the protein MESQELIQSMVTELRRGTLTLVVLSQCNKPQYGYSLLQSLEEKGVVIDASTLYPMLRRLDKQNILKSEWDTQETRPRKYYVLSDLGQTVYEGLIKEWKKLNNELKFLEEEI